Genomic window (Argopecten irradians isolate NY chromosome 2, Ai_NY, whole genome shotgun sequence):
GATTCGAATTCAACACCATATAATGCAGACGAACACTTTATAATCACACGCGAAACCTTTATGGGTAGAGTAGATCTTTCGGAGGGGCGAGCGTCGCCCACACTTTAGACTAAAGCTATcacaatgaaatattattgttgAATGAAACCTGTGTATTTGCAACTTGAAACATAGACAAAATTGTGGATCCACTGCACCTTTTGATTTAGCATATAGTATCGATATATGCTTTGTTTCCAATTTGGACTCGATCCaacattttttaatgttttaaattggCTACATGAATCACTGACGAAGGACGAAAGTTTGCCTTGTATGTTTTTTGCATAATTCTTTGTAAAACGGATAATTACTCCACCTTCAACACATTAAATCTAAATAATGTATCATAGATCATCAATATTTTTGATCTAATACGAAGGGATTAGTTGTTAGATTCAGTGCCGTAATGCTTCCCGAGTTTGTCCTTTGACACAATGCTTGTGTTTTCTTTTACCTTATCCTTCAGTAAACGTCTGTTAACGCCGTCACcctgtattaaataatattaaccTTACTTACATGAAtcaattatatatcatatacataagtGATATGGTGTTTACTGAGAACTAAGTTTTGAATTAAGTGGTATTGTTGGTAGTAGGTATGAATGATCACTTACACCGTCTGGAATTCAGTGCGTTTATGTATCACCGTATACACTGTAGCAGTTATTTCGTGGAGATTATATTTTCGCGAATTGATCCGGGAAATGCTTGAATCATATATAGCCTGAAAACCAAATCGCGAAAATTCAAAATCACGAAAATTTGGTTTCCTCGCTTTAGCTGAAATCGCGAAGATTTTCACTCACGTAAATAACCAGTTATATGGCATGTATGTTAACTATTGTTTTAATTGGTTGTGCCAACATTGACGTGATACGGGAACGTACGGACAATGATGTCTAACAGACAATGGCATCATAGATAAATATCACGTTAAAATCTGCTTAATGTAAAAACTATactatacaaaatacaatttgcaTAACATgtcttaaatgaaaaaaaatatgaaacttTTTTCCAAGGTTTTATTTTTGCTCGTGACGGCTTACATAAACTTTTGTGACACGCTTCCTATTGCAATACCCACCCGACGTATATCCATGACGTTTAGTAGAATGCCAGTGAGTAGTGACATCACAGAGAAGCCAACAATCAATAGTAAAGCGTCCTGGTAAGCTTGTATCTGTATTTCAAGGCTCGGGCTGAAAAATGGTATCGATAGCTTGCAATAAAAACTTTTGTGTGATTCGTGTGTTTATCTAGCCTTTTGATTTTTTGTACTCGTTCAATGTTCTAATTTGGTTCAAATTATGTGATGTTTGCATGCGTTATCTtctgataaacattttttttttaaatttaagttATTGAAATACTATTGCCATGTTTCCGGCTACTATAGTCCAGCAACTGGCACAATTTTCATTCGCAGAATCTAGTAGTAGGGATTACCTTTCTTTGTTTTCCACTATGGCGCCAAAAGCCAAATTGGTCAGGCCTACTGACACACGCACCAGAAAAATTGCCATTCCAGCCCCGGTCCCAAACACGGCGGGAGGTAACAAGGTCATGATCACCTGCCACATTATTATCTGCCAATCAGAATCAACGTTACAACCTTAGCAACCAATCAGCAAACACGaatcacgtgacgtcattttaagatatttggcgggataaatattttgatagatATTTGCCTTGAACACCTTATAGTCAATATTTTTCACAGGGATGGATTTTTCCCGATTTCGCTGGACTTTGGTGTAATTGTGAAAATGTCTTCCACAAactaataatcaataaataaatcgTATGTGCTCCTATAACCATATCACGCTATTTCAACTCGTTATTTTTGAAATGCTGAAACACAAAAATACCGACTATACGACAATCTATGTTAATATTTTAAGACGGTAGACATACAACGGTAAAGGTGTAGATAATCCCGATGGCCAGAGTTGGAACCAGTGGTGGGATGGAAGGACAGTAGATCATCAGGAGGTATACTGGGATACTCAGGGCAATCACCAACATCGCCATCAGACCGTTACAGTCGATCTTTCTCTGTAACCAAACAAATAACATAAAACGATAGGAAAAGGCAATGGCTTGAAGTTCAGTTTTCTTGATAAGAATAAAATCTGTGATGAAACATTCTGGTAAATATATCATATGTTTTTTTAACCTGACTTCTTGAGTCCGTGCTTTATTGAAGACGGTATACTTAGATTTCAGATAATGGtttaaacaatataacaatataaagtTTGTATGACTTAATTCATCATAAATATGTTGTTTGTGGATCAAATAGATGGTTAagttataaaaatattcaatagaTATTTTAAAGATTATTAAGCACTTCTCATATAACTTGAAATAAAACGCAAATGCATTGTAAGCATTTTACCAGAAGAAGAGCGGCAAATGGAGACAAAAATACCGGTCCTATGTAGGATGCTCCTGTGACGTAGGACGCTTGTACTTTATTGTATCCGTATCTCAGCTGGATATATTGTCTGTcggaaaaatgaaaatattataaagcTGAAAACTATATTGGTATGAGAGCTTTGACAATTTTTTGTCATCATATTGCGCTTATCGATTTAATTCGTTCGCAATAATACAGGTGTATTTAAAGCACAGAAACAAAACCCAATCTTATTGaaattagatttataaatctGCTCCACCACGATGTttgacgttacgctccaatacaataTCTCCCCGTTCGGGGTCATCTGAACACGACCCTTGGTTAGAATCGAAACATCTCGGTACGACCTAGTACATTTGTAGTCGTTTATAGTTCAGAGAAAATCAACCACACCGGAGATTTCTAAAGCGACACGCCGATTGGCTAACCATAAAGGTCATGTTGTGGTGATCTCGATATTCGATTGGAGGGTATTGTAGAGTACCGTTCTGGAAcgaatatatatgtctaattttaaattaaattgataatAAATTCGGGTTATCTTCATTTCACAATAGGGTTCAAACAATATCGAAACTAAAGTTCCAGATAAAAATCATGACAAATTGTCTCAGAGAACACTACTGATTTTTTTCTACTTCAGTAGATAGTTGTTTCGATATAATAATATCAGACAAATAAAGAACAATATAATAAGTTACTATAAAACTATCAGATAAATCTATACAAACGAGATGTTGGCGACGAAGGTAAAGAAGGTGCAGTAATGGAAACCGAGCATAGAAATGTGAATCCAAAATGTCGTCGGTAAGTTGACGATGTCGGACAATTTCTACAACCATAAAACAACATAATCTGTTTTGAAGCAATATGAGATGATTAGTGAATAGTGCATCAGTACATGGAATATGTCTCAGTCATTACCATAGATTAGTCGAATATTCCATTTGATAATTGAGTATAGTGTCACATATTCAACCATGGTTATAGGCATTCGTGTGTTGAACAGACGTTTGAGGCTGAAGCGGGAACTGTAATGCCACAGAAGATATCTTGTGTTTATAGATAATGTATTTAAATCCATTTGTTATAAGATGAAACCCTAAGAAACAAAaacttgaaatgaaatatatcaaaaaaataGTTCGCTTTTTACATAACATCCCCAAAAATATGTAAGCAACATTAACTAAAATTAATGGCAGacttatacaatataaaatgcaATCATGTCAGTCTttgaacacattttgaaaataaaccaGTTGCAGGAACATGATAAGCAAATAACGAGTGAATGACTAAATCATATGATTACAATATGCTTTGTGACTTTTCAGTCACATGAATACATTTATGACACAACGTTCCATACATACGACAGGTCGACAGGCCATCTCCTGCTGGGACGCCTGGTCCAGTGTCCTTGTTCCATGATAATCCAGTACAGCTAATACTAAACTCGCAACAATTCCAATCATACACAAAAAGAAACCTGTTAGGAAAGAAGAAAAACAGTGCATATAAACCTAAATATTTTGCAAAACAATTACCCAAATAGAACTGAAAATGTTTATTCTTTGTCCATAACGTCATTAGCAACAGGATGGCTTTCAAGTATCGCTTCGCAACGACGTCACTAATCGAAATGGTAACAAAACGTGCTTCGCCTCGCCCCATACAAATCTATTTTAGAACCATTATTCTTCATATTACGCCCCTAACTTATCTTGTTAAAATACTTCAGAATTACGTTAATGTCTGACGTATTCCATTTTCTAACTACTTGCCCATGTTTGAGAAGAGATAATCACAGGTTTTGCAGCAAATGGGAAATGTCGTTGTTTATAGAACTTGAAACTTGTTGTTTATACAATTGATCTAGAATTTTGGAAATGGACATTCAAAAGtaagaaaatattgataataagaAATAAACTTTCAGGGACGTAGTAAATGAACGATGGAAATTGGAAAAGATTATTATAGAGTAACATTTTAATGCTAATATATATCTTCCAAAAATACAAGAATAGTCAGATTTATCTATTACATCCTTCTATGTATTCGATATGTTGCATGTGATGTGTTTATAGTgagtgtgtacatgtatgttttagaAGATTGCAGTATGCTCAAAATACTGTTGAAAATCACTAAACACTCAGTAACACAGTTCATCTGATAACAGTATAATGCAGTCTATTTTCGTGAGCTAAGCATGAGTAAAATGTATCCGTTTTATAGCAAATTGTGTCTCTTGGACAGATCCTTCTTCACCCTAGCGAACACTTTGCTAAGTTGAATTATGAAGTGTGTCAAGTAAGACATTTAAAAAgattgtttgattgtttgattaattaacgacctattaacagctatggtcatgtatggacggcctcccatgtatgtgatgtgttgcatgtatgttgtgcgaggtgcgtgtttttggatactgcggtatattcatgttgtgtcttcttatatagtggaactgttgcatTTAAAAAGAAGAAACGCACTTTGTGAATTTAGAAAAAAGAGTCCAACCTTAGTCGCCTCTGACGATCATAATCGtatatttgatgtttttgaAGGTGCATTCGTCCCTACCAATCCAAAGAGCCGACGAAAACCCAAAGTAGGCGGCTATATTTTCTGTAGTCCAAAAGCTGAGTAATGTTCCCGACCGTCTCGATAGTAGAACAGCACTGATTGGTAGATAGGAATCTTCAGCGAACCAATGGACAATCACCCTGTCCTGTACGACTGAAATAAAAAAGTGagatatataatagtatatttattttgcttcgtcattaatatttctttgttttcattaaaaaaacccacatatATTCTTAACACAAAATACAACATACTCACACTAGGTTTGGAATTGAGCAATAGTAACTGGATTGTACAACATATCATAAAATGTTGGGAAAAGTGATTTGTTGAAAAATTCTGAAAAGATACGATACTGATGACTTTTGACAATTTTGAAACTTTCATGTCAATCTGCAAAAAAATCCTAAAAACTAAAACAACATCAGCTCCGTATAATGTAACACTTGTGTATAGTACGTGAAAAGTAAACTACGAGGCTAAGTAAGGAACATACTCCGTAATGGTCCGTCACTTAATCCAAGAAGCATTCGACCTACAATCATCATTGGGAACATAGACGAGGTACCCCGAACACCCACAGTCCCAGCAATGGCAAACAGGAGTGATCCGAGGGAAGACAAGATGATTATCAAAACAGCTGACACTGGCGTAACAAAGAAAAGAATTTGCTGTAAATTATATACGTAATCGGTACAGTTTGACAAATAAATTGATCTTATCAATAATTATGTAATAGAAGTAACTCGTGTCTCGTCATGAATCTGAAGAATGTTTTTCTGTAAATgaagcaaacaaacaaagcaacaACAATGAGGGAAAAAAACTACCATTACCATCCAAACTCAAATTCATCTGCTTTTGAGAGCCGTCATCGCAATATTTGGTTGCAATAGAATCTAATTGGTGATGTCACTAGAAACTAAATAATTGTTGGTTTCACTTTTATGTTATCCATGCGCTTACCACTGTTACCGATTCTATCTGTGACGTAACCGGACAGAAGAGAAGTTATGGAGGATCTGAAGAGAGACGATGAATTATTGTATAATCATATTCAAAGTGAaatgttgtaaattaaaatctACCATGAATGCACGTGGAGCACCTTGTGGAACAGAGATATAGCCAAATTGTTCACatcaaaatgatattcataactTTTTGGCCTCTGATGACGTCATACCTCTTTTACCTAATTGCCTATTTGCCACATAATAGATAGGCTCTGAGCCATTTCTCCTAATTGCTTTCAAATTTATTCATTTCcaaattatttcaatgatacAAATAATAcgtatatgaaaaatattcaaaaatgaataaaatgtataGAATTTGTGAATTATACTGTATGCATTGGACACCATTTTCCAAGATTGCGGTTGATTGATCATTGGCCcatttacagttttttttttctgataatcgctaatcaaaaatataaatgagGTTATGCAATGAATTAAGTTTTGCTTTGGCaaaaacatatgtttataaaataaaagtaaccTATTACTAAAGAAGCTTCACATATTGCAACTTACGTCCAGTAGAGGAAGGCATGAAGGAGATTGTATCGTGTGGGTCCTAGGTCTAAGCACGTGTCACAACAAGCTCCTAATGTAGAAGTTTCGTTCACCTGACACTGGATATCCTGTGAATGAAAAAGGATTGCAAAATTACACATAATCAAATCAAAACGGAACCATTTTAAACTAGTTTCATTACAAATGTGCGCATTTCAAAATTGTATCAAGCTTAGTATAACTAATTTCGTAATCGTTATTCTTGTTTGACTACTTTCTTGTGGCATTTTGTGTTCTTTATCAACCTCCCCCGAACATAAGTTTCTGCTCCGACCAATCGCTCATCATCTAATAGAAGGTGAAATGGAAAatataacacatttagtctGTCTTGGTTTAGAAGGTGTCGACAGTATGTTTCAGTTGGAGAAATCTATAAAGGATACATTGATGGAAAAAAAATACCCTTTAAATACACTGGATATCAACATACGATTTATAAATACTGTCGAGGTCATAACTGGATGACCGTAGCTGGACTACATACAATATAATAACTAACTTGGCATGGAGCTCGCGTTTGTTCTGAATATTATCAACATCTCACCTTGCCTCCCTGGAATTCAATTTGTAAGGGACTAGGCATATCTACACAGAAGTATAGCCCCGCGGCCATGGCACAGTCACAGAACAAGATGGCATACCTCCATTTCCCTTCGGAGTAAATGATACGAAAGGACAAAATTGTATCAAGATAAGCCAAAAAATGAATTGGAGACATATTATCACATACAGGCATAAGCATTTAACTTTTGTTTCTTAAATCCTGCAAAAGTgaagataaatgttttattgtactGTTGTTGTGTATATGCAAaacaaaagagaattgtaataAATGaactacacatacatgtatcaccatttcatcatataaataatatatgatattgaaTATTTCGTCTTTATTTCAAGTAGACTTTGTTTTTTTATACATGTGTAGCTTCATTTTGGCTATCTCACTATATATAAGACAATAAATAGATGTAAGTTCGTAAAGTACATCAATCACTATCAATAATCTATACTCACATTCATATGGTTTCATTTCCCCTTGTCGGCCTAGTCACATTAAAGATAATCCACACTTATTTCAATCTACCAACTGTAGTCGTTTTCTATGGCtgtaaattatttcattaataaGTTATTATTgtactttgaaatattttatctgaCGAAcgtgtattttcttttttttaaactaattcTCTAAACAAAAATCTTTAATATCACAGGTTTATGTATGATTAGAATTAATATGATGCATATATAACACATAAAAGATAATGACATGTTTCATCACATCGTAAGATTTGCTGTTGATACACATTACAATTAATTTGATTgtcaaataacattttaaacaataaatttacGTCCATTTTTAAAATCCAATTAAGAGGAGAATAGCACACAGTAAACTCACCAAGCCGAAAACGGATATGGACCTTCTATGTACCGATGTAGTAGTTCTATTACATATCTGAAGTACAGCAACTGTCGCCATTTTGGATTTAATCTTTAATCATTTTCCATGTTGATGAAGCGGTGTAATTAATATGTCTTCTAGATCTGAAGCCAATTCTATCCATGTTTATTTGTAGGTTAGCGTCATGCATGTATTGCCGTTAGgctgagatttttttttttaatattagtttgtaattttgaatcGAAAGTATATATCGGTTGGAATACTGATCATATGTCTGATCTtctgatgtaaacaaaatacaaaattaaattaaacgGAAACATCTGTCTTTTGACGACGAAATTAatttttggttttgattttCCTATCATAGGCAATTAACTTGTATCAACTAAATCAAAAGAAGTCACGTGATCATAATTTACCGTAaatgtgttaatgtaataattgCTTTAAGGATTAGTTTACCGTAGCCGTAATAGCAATTGTTTAGTCccaaataatgattttttaaatttacaaatCACGGTAGAATGTCCTTGATGCACTGTTTCGATATTGCCCAAAAATCTGTGCCTTTTTCCATAAGTCGTGTACCTTTGGTAAATAGGATGCTATTACGTGTACGGTAAAACAGGCCTAAAAAACAACGGGTTCAGTAGAACGTTTGGGATATTACATTTTCTAGCCGCTGAAGCGAGCCAGAAGGGACATGGTTTGGGCTTTTTGTGGGCCCCGAATTCATCAATTTTGCAAACCTGTTAtttagtgattttattttgatttgaatttgaaatatcaaGCGGTGAATCATTACCAAtgttgttgtcatggttaccatCAAAAACTAAGAAGAGTCCATGCAGTTGAGTTCTTTGTAAATTGATAGCAACTGATATGAGTAAATTTAACTTAAAAGATACAGGGGCTTTGTATTAATGAGATATAAATGTGCAATATATCGCGATTTTCCAAAGCCGtatattacaaacacatgaGTGAGATCATTCAGTGCGATACATAACACCAAATGGTTACTTTTagttttataaattattgtatttttataaagtGTTTGGCATTCATCTTTCATACACACTATTGTAGATTTTGCAAACGTTTTGGTTTTCACTGTAGTATCATCTGCCTTTACGTTTCACGCATAACGTATGATTTATCCATCACTCTTAATCTAATTGTACGTGACTGTCCATTATCATTACACCATATTAGTCGGAACAAACATACTTGTGAATAGTCATCAGCGGATATAGAACAATAAAAGACGGCTTTTATAAATAATGTACCTCTTTGATGTTTTGTACTTTCCTATCAGACACGCTTTACTTAACGTAATACAGTTTTCCCTCATATTTCCGTGTAGTAAGAGATGAGCTCATCCACAAACAAATTTTACACACTGGTATATTATTAATAAGACATACTATAAGCATCACTTTTCGTCATTAATAATTTAGATTACCACGCTGATTTTACCTTTATGGATTATTGGCTACACATTGTCAGGTAAGTGAGAAAGGGTGACGTTATACATATAATCCTACAACATACTTTCCAGGTATtttctttaaaggcccactacctttccgataGCCATACATAAAGCtgaaatttcttaaaaacaacaatgaCATAAGAACTTGTATACTGATGGCCAAAGATTAGGTTACAACAACAAATAAATGCAAGTTTCTCTCTGTagtctatgttaacagtgacgAGTCATTTCGCggttttgctgtctggcgcagtgatattaAACTACCgtgcggtaattaggacgacggcgggaagcataaaacgacccgcgttatgaaaattaacatttcatttattttaaataaaatgtttaggAGGTGATGATGAAagtagtattaacgttaagctaataaaattatcaatctcgttttacacttacattttactgtaaaaattgaaagccgtttcggaaaggtagtaggcctttaaATTATCCGATAAAGAGGGATACAGAATTCACTGGTAATAAGGCCCGTAACACACATTTGCAGTGATTCACATGTTCCATTCATCAACAAAGAAATGCCAATACttattattgtattatgtatCATTTCTTACCAATGTTTAAAAATAGCATGATTTATGATTAAGGATTTCTAAatacacatacacatatacGATTATTGGATCGCATAAGCCAGTAATCATTATTGGCAATCAACTTAAATTTCTTCTACAAAATGATTATTAATAATACTTATAATAAATTCttctgaaaaacaaattaaaaaaacaacacaaaatcagCCTGTGCTATAAAATGTTCTTTAATAATGTTTCCTGCTTTTAAATAATAAGTTATAATATGACCAAATGTAACAAAGATATTATACTTTTTTGTTTTAGAATCTGTTTACAAAAGTGTTAAGAAATGACCATTTTTGATTTATCTTCCGACCATTTTTGCAGGTGCGATTCTAACGCTTTTTAAAGAGGCcgatatatttttctttaattcgAACATGTTACTTAGATCGCAAATGTGGCCATATCTTTAACCATATCAGTTTCATCTTAACTGTAATTTTTTCGAAATGCCATTGTGTTGAAAATACTTTTGtgaaattatgataaattgttgatatatatttatatatatacatatttcactTTTTAGTGTAGTTCTAGAAGAAAGGCTAAAAATACTGATTAACGGACATACACTAAGCACACTGACCCATATTTTTGTTACGCTTTTAAAAGAAGCGActttttttcttaaagatgctccaccgccgacaaatggtattttttcacttatcaaaaacaggagcagacgtttagtatttttcttcagttacaaaagttacttactttacaccattaccaacattgaaaagtttgagcttctaattttacttcaagttaaaaatatgaaaaataatttattgcatcccgaaaaaaattatgttgcactatatcctatatggaatgaagtactgattgcgcatgcaccaacggcaaaatgaagtattttatattattttttgtgctaattagacatatatatacaccaatGATTGTTCAagtaatgaatatcatttatgctctgtcggcggtggagcatctttaattatttaaagctatatttgacaaacaaaaattagCAAATACTGGAATTGAACACTTAAAAAACAGtctaaaaattgcaaaaatttgttttggaaagatgttcTAGAGGCTTGGTGTATGACTTTAAGTGcaagtaatatttacaaaacaaatatttcagaaaaccCTATTTGATTTAATagtgaaatcaaaataaatcatcaagttaTTTTTAAGAAGTTATGGTATGAAAAGCATGTGCATTTTATCTGTAACATGTTGAAAGCAGACAAAACCAATCATAGTCGTCTAGAAGAATTTCGTGAAAAGTACGATATTCAGACCAATTTTCTAGAATATCAAGGAATAAAAAACGCCTTTACACCGTCATAGGAAACAATCAACaaaattttaactttgaaaaaaatatagctCTTCCCAACATACCAATAAAtctcaaattaattttaaattgtaaaaaaggtgttcaaaatatatatactgttctTATTAAAAACGAAGTTATACCTATTGCacaaaataaatggaatcaaGATTTTGAAATTGATCGAGATGAATggggaaatatttataaacaccCTTTTAATGCTACTACTAGCTCCAAACTTCAATGGTTGCAATTCCGAATTAATCACAGAATACTAActacaaaatcatttttattaaaaattggtaaattaaacaacaatctatgtacTTTTTGTAAAACATATCCAGAAACAATCCCTCATATATTTTGGGACTgagaaaatgtatcaaatttgattgaacaatTAAGAGTATCgataattactaataatataAGTCTTAGATTTGAAAAAACTAGATTTTATTTTCGGCAAATAAGATGGTTCTCATTCTAATTTTCGTGCTGAAAACTTAATACTGTTCctagtaaaacaatacatttacaactgtaaatgtcTTGAAAAAGAACTTAACATAAACAGTCTACAAAAATCACAATAAATTTGAATTAGAAGCTATAATATTCAATAATAATCTAAAGCGTAAACCATGATACTTGCATATCAACAAAATtggttaaatatataaatagtaacatttcaataaaaatgtctCTGACCTAGGTTTATCCCCTTTGTCTGTCTTGTCCTTGGTGTACTTTTCCGCTTtatcaagagttgtctcccttattcACTTTATCACTTCATTTGtaggaagggaaataactctcgATAGATAGTTAATGTGtgtgtacaatgtaatgttTAATAGGATAATTGtaagtacaattaaatatttgattttcaataattttttcaaatgtaacatttattatatttgtgGTTCATGTATCTCTTATCAATGTTGtcttgtatatattatttaaaaaaaaatgaatacaaaataaattttgaaaaagtgaatagtcgggcaaagaaaaccagtgtaaatgtgttcattggccttccaaaagttctcacttattaatacgacggccaagttctgcttacgtttcccagttctgaccattaaagtaaaggaaagttgaaagcattgaaagcgaggctgtgtggaaatgtaaccacggacatagccagccgggaggacgttttaggatttccatactttaaattaatttcttcgcacgcagacagattttggcgagagattttatttttctatttcataagaaattatactggatacattcacacaattttaccgactttagccatccttgcccgactgttcactttaagaaaactttaaagttgtatagtctataactttcgctctttttgtcataatgaaaactgtttgagtgttatatacatttttctccgtctgtccgaggtttaaactgtctaattttaccacttacAGCACTGGATGTGTTATTAAGTAAAGCAAAAATCTttttacgtgtacacgtgaaaattaggctcgaaagatgccgaatcgttccgaactcttccgaacatcgtcgctgtgaaaccaagagaaaatgtaaacaattttatatcaacaaatCATGTgatcgacctcagcagacttgATCTActaagaaaataatgctcgcacatcaTAACATTTGgtatacacaatattttacggcaatgtgtgaagtagatgtttcaaatactcactctgtggacatatactagcatgatttgctcaaATACATGTGcacttacgctagttacctggctcaccacgtgcaggtcgtgtcgacgTCAGTCTCGTGATActattcggaattccgacaaaacctgAATGTACCGAACATGGCGATGACTGAAgacgctttattcaaa
Coding sequences:
- the LOC138316865 gene encoding lysosomal dipeptide transporter MFSD1-like, translating into MKPYEWKWRYAILFCDCAMAAGLYFCVDMPSPLQIEFQGGKDIQCQVNETSTLGACCDTCLDLGPTRYNLLHAFLYWTSSITSLLSGYVTDRIGNSVSAVLIIILSSLGSLLFAIAGTVGVRGTSSMFPMMIVGRMLLGLSDGPLRIVQDRVIVHWFAEDSYLPISAVLLSRRSGTLLSFWTTENIAAYFGFSSALWIGFFLCMIGIVASLVLAVLDYHGTRTLDQASQQEMACRPVKLSDIVNLPTTFWIHISMLGFHYCTFFTFVANISQYIQLRYGYNKVQASYVTGASYIGPVFLSPFAALLLRKIDCNGLMAMLVIALSIPVYLLMIYCPSIPPLVPTLAIGIIYTFTVIIMWQVIMTLLPPAVFGTGAGMAIFLVRVSVGLTNLAFGAIVENKESPSLEIQIQAYQDALLLIVGFSVMSLLTGILLNVMDIRRGDGVNRRLLKDKVKENTSIVSKDKLGKHYGTESNN